In Musa acuminata AAA Group cultivar baxijiao chromosome BXJ2-8, Cavendish_Baxijiao_AAA, whole genome shotgun sequence, one genomic interval encodes:
- the LOC103995410 gene encoding WEB family protein At2g38370: MEEDSMVPVAETLAPPTDDPKVTVAAAAGRAEIDTSAPFVSVREAVDRFGGSAVWKSQLRQLFHPDKLHFSEDVEVIKVEEQAAQLEKDLILKERETLDVLKELEMTKKIVDGLKLRLQKETSETNTIPATNSDGIKLHPVPEVEEHGPHDPEKNVGIDDPSMGVNQSPGQMLVELKQAKANLNRTTSDLAGIRTSIKMLSIKIEEEKLLLEETQEKLSSNNALISSLEDDLNQTTEKLQRAKGSVNEKPEDPSNILQEINQMNSELEQSRRTTEATKFDVTKLASELEQTKASIKTADIRWLAAKKMEEAAKAAEAVALADIKALISSNDSILGLQSACGVTLSMEEYITLASKAQEADQVARKKVEAAVVQVDEANMSKSELLMRVEEANSEAKKCRKALEDALKRVEVATRAKLEVEDSLQRWRSEHGQKRHSIHNSTKFKNYAAHHRKDSRILDLNDSTLVTDMPSSGSRQLLSIGQILSMKLMGPGSPEEYERGAWEKENKNPTVSLGQMLNKRHGVLPSPMTDNVSLHKQFSAKRKKIGFVGFPLLLAKQSKKNKKKRQSLSTR; the protein is encoded by the exons atggAGGAGGATTCCATGGTTCCGGTGGCGGAAACCCTGGCCCCGCCGACGGATGACCCGAAGGTGACTGTTGCGGCAGCGGCTGGGAGGGCGGAGATCGACACGTCGGCGCCGTTCGTGTCGGTGAGGGAGGCTGTGGATCGATTTGGTGGGAGCGCCGTCTGGAAGTCGCAGCTCAGGCAACTCTTTCACCCCGAC AAACTCCATTTCTCTGAAGATGTTGAGGTTATCAAAGTGGAGGAACAGGCGGCACAACTAGAAAAGGATCTTATCCTAAAAGAAAGGGAGACACTTGATGTTTTAAAAGAGCTAGAAATGACAAAAAAGATTGTGGATGGTTTAAAGTTGAGATTACAGAAAGAAACCTCAGAAACCAATACGATTCCAGCTACAAATTCAGATGGTATAAAGTTACATCCTGTTCCTGAAGTTGAAGAACATGGTCCCCATGACCCCGAGAAGAATGTGGGTATAGATGACCCAAGCATGGGGGTGAACCAGTCTCCAGGGCAGATGCTTGTTGAACTGAAGCAGGCCAAGGCAAATTTGAACAGGACAACAAGTGACTTAGCTGGTATTCGAACTTCCATTAAAATGCTGAGCATAAAAATAGAAGAGGAAAAACTCTTGCTTGAGGAAACCCAGGAGAAGCTGAGCTCCAATAATGCTCTGATCTCATCACTGGAGGATGATCTTAATCAGACAACAGAAAAATTGCAAAGGGCCAAAGGTTCGGTAAATGAGAAACCTGAAGATCCCTCAAATATTTTGCAGGAAATTAACCAAATGAACTCTGAATTAGAACAGTCAAGGAGGACAACTGAAGCTACTAAGTTTGACGTTACTAAGCTGGCCTCTGAACTTGAGCAGACAAAGGCAAGCATTAAGACGGCTGACATTCGATGGCTCGCAGCTAAGAAGATGGAAGAAGCAGCCAAAGCAGCAGAAGCTGTGGCTCTTGCTGACATCAAAGCTTTAATAAGCAGCAACGATTCAATCTTGGGTCTTCAGAGTGCATGTGGTGTAACCCTTTCGATGGAGGAATACATCACCTTAGCAAGCAAAGCTCAAGAAGCGGACCAAGTTGCAAGAAAGAAAGTTGAAGCTGCTGTGGTTCAAGTAGATGAAGCAAacatgtctaaatcagagttactTATGAGGGTTGAGGAAGCAAATTCTGAGGCAAAAAAATGTAGGAAGGCTCTTGAAGATGCCTTGAAGAGAGTGGAGGTCGCAACCAGAGCGAAGCTTGAAGTTGAAGATTCTCTACAGAGATGGAGATCCGAGCATGGTCAGAAGAGGCACAGCATTCATAACTCTACCAAATTCAAGAACTATGCAGCTCACCACAGGAAGGACTCCCGCATTCTTGACCTGAATGACTCAACTTTGGTCACTGACATGCCAAGCAGCGGTTCAAGGCAACTGTTGTCGATCGGGCAGATACTGAGCATGAAGCTGATGGGTCCTGGTTCTCCTGAAGAGTATGAGAGGGGAGcatgggagaaagaaaataaaaaccccACAGTTTCACTGGGTCAGATGCTGAACAAAAGGCACGGGGTTCTGCCTTCCCCCATGACCGACAACGTGTCGCTCCACAAGCAGTTTTCTGCCAAGAGGAAGAAGATAGGCTTTGTTGGCTTCCCACTTCTCTTGGCCAAGCAaagcaagaagaacaagaaaaagaggcAGTCATTGAGTACAAGATAA